The proteins below come from a single Gimesia alba genomic window:
- a CDS encoding alpha/beta hydrolase family protein, with protein MSVQNCTKHLGLVLLLVCQSIDLSAAEPNNLNTLPSDLTVPAVTHDKPQAGKRVWQTNPGFEQTKIAHALYLPSDWKPDKTYPVIMEYPGNGGFKNALGDRSQGRVQDCKLGYGLSGGKGMIWVSLPFVDSKAGKHALKWWGDPDATADYCKQTVTRICREYGGDPDNVILTGFSRGAIACNYIGLRDDEIAALWKAMLPHSHYDGVRKWNYADSDSTSARKRLARLGTRPQFISHERSTQATEDFLKASQSPGQFTFMALPYPNHSDEWVLKDIPERTQVREWLKTIVTNNSSE; from the coding sequence ATGTCAGTACAGAACTGCACGAAACATCTGGGACTTGTACTGTTATTAGTCTGTCAGTCCATCGACTTATCCGCTGCAGAGCCGAACAACCTCAACACCCTCCCCTCCGATTTAACCGTCCCCGCAGTCACACATGACAAACCCCAGGCCGGCAAACGGGTCTGGCAAACGAACCCCGGATTTGAACAAACCAAAATCGCACACGCGCTGTATCTCCCCTCGGACTGGAAACCGGACAAAACATATCCCGTGATCATGGAATATCCGGGGAACGGCGGTTTCAAGAATGCCCTCGGCGATCGTAGCCAGGGTCGCGTCCAGGATTGCAAACTAGGCTATGGATTATCAGGCGGGAAAGGCATGATCTGGGTCAGCCTACCCTTCGTCGATTCTAAAGCTGGCAAGCACGCTCTCAAATGGTGGGGCGATCCCGATGCGACCGCCGACTACTGCAAACAGACCGTCACCCGCATCTGTCGCGAATATGGCGGCGACCCTGATAATGTGATCCTCACTGGCTTTTCACGCGGCGCCATCGCCTGCAATTATATTGGCCTGCGTGATGATGAAATCGCGGCCCTCTGGAAAGCCATGCTGCCACACAGTCATTACGACGGCGTCCGGAAATGGAATTACGCCGACAGCGACTCCACGTCCGCCCGCAAACGACTCGCGCGACTGGGAACACGCCCGCAATTCATTAGCCACGAACGGAGCACCCAGGCAACGGAAGATTTTTTGAAAGCGTCGCAATCTCCAGGCCAATTCACATTCATGGCACTCCCCTACCCCAATCATTCCGATGAATGGGTTTTGAAAGACATCCCTGAACGCACCCAGGTAAGAGAGTGGCTTAAAACTATCGTAACTAATAATTCATCAGAGTAA
- a CDS encoding DUF1559 domain-containing protein: MLLSFSRAAGARADKSVRRSGFTLIELLVVIAIIAILIALLLPAVQQAREAARRSSCKNNLKQLGLGLQNYHDTHGVFPPGGVIGTCAGNPPTNISGIQECSGQSLGGNWLLFILPQMEQSPLWEKAAPILNTNNPLDSMNNVFGHFSPAVYRCPSHPWDRRSNVAFRALEHMSRGNYAGNYGSGDLTASYKGQTAGVFTLNSATSIRDIKDGTTNTLLIGEVNYINDVTSDARGAWVYSGMGGSAFSSGRNPNSTIADILASCSNTTEMPCTAGNDGTQIAALRSFHTGGVQVCLVDGSCRFISENISQTIWQALGTRAGREVIDNF; encoded by the coding sequence ATGCTTCTTTCTTTTTCGCGCGCTGCTGGTGCGCGTGCTGACAAATCCGTTCGTCGTTCTGGATTTACTCTGATTGAATTGCTGGTGGTGATTGCCATTATCGCGATTCTGATTGCTTTGCTGTTACCGGCTGTCCAACAGGCGCGTGAAGCAGCCCGTCGCAGCAGCTGTAAAAATAATCTCAAGCAACTCGGTCTGGGATTGCAAAACTACCATGACACCCATGGCGTGTTTCCTCCAGGGGGTGTGATTGGAACTTGTGCCGGGAATCCTCCGACTAATATTTCCGGCATTCAAGAATGCAGTGGACAGAGTCTGGGAGGCAACTGGTTGCTTTTTATTCTGCCGCAGATGGAACAAAGTCCCCTGTGGGAAAAAGCAGCACCGATTTTAAATACCAATAATCCATTGGATAGCATGAATAATGTTTTCGGACACTTTTCCCCTGCCGTGTATCGTTGTCCCAGTCATCCCTGGGATCGTCGCAGCAATGTTGCGTTTCGTGCTCTGGAGCATATGTCTCGCGGTAATTATGCGGGGAACTATGGCTCTGGGGATTTGACTGCTTCCTATAAGGGGCAGACTGCGGGTGTCTTTACGTTGAATTCAGCAACCAGCATCCGGGATATTAAAGATGGTACCACGAATACTCTATTGATCGGCGAAGTTAATTACATCAATGATGTGACTTCCGATGCCCGCGGTGCCTGGGTGTATTCGGGTATGGGAGGTTCAGCCTTCAGTTCAGGGCGAAATCCCAATAGTACGATTGCCGATATTCTGGCTAGTTGCAGTAACACCACTGAAATGCCTTGTACCGCAGGAAATGATGGGACACAAATCGCCGCGCTGCGTAGTTTTCATACCGGGGGCGTGCAGGTCTGTCTTGTCGATGGTTCCTGTCGGTTTATCTCAGAAAACATCAGCCAGACAATCTGGCAGGCTTTAGGAACACGCGCTGGTCGGGAAGTCATCGATAACTTCTAA
- the yaaA gene encoding peroxide stress protein YaaA encodes MLTVLSPAKSLNLEPQTQTSKFSMPEFLNEAETLVKKLKRMSKKSLRELMGISDDLAELNHSRFNEWSRPFSKDNAKQAILTFNGDVYQGLDAKRFKARDLSFAQDHLRILSGLYGVLRPLDLMQAYRLEMGTSLVTRSGKSLYDFWGDKITESLNRDLAKQKQKAFVNLASNEYFKGIRPRLLDGPVITPVFKEIKDGKSRTIALFAKQARGRMAAWMIQNRVDKPEQLTNFNLDDYEYQADESTAEKLTFSRPQPPPVGKK; translated from the coding sequence ATGTTGACGGTACTCTCTCCCGCCAAATCTCTGAATCTGGAACCGCAAACGCAAACATCGAAATTCTCGATGCCCGAATTTCTGAATGAAGCAGAAACGCTCGTCAAAAAACTGAAGCGGATGTCCAAAAAATCATTGAGAGAATTAATGGGCATCAGTGATGATCTGGCCGAACTGAATCACAGCCGCTTCAATGAGTGGTCACGGCCCTTTTCCAAAGATAATGCCAAACAGGCAATCCTCACATTCAACGGCGACGTTTACCAGGGACTCGACGCCAAACGCTTCAAAGCCCGCGACTTGTCCTTCGCGCAAGATCACTTGCGAATTCTCTCAGGTCTTTACGGCGTATTGCGTCCACTGGATCTGATGCAGGCGTATCGGCTGGAAATGGGGACCAGTCTCGTTACACGCAGCGGGAAATCGCTGTATGACTTCTGGGGCGACAAAATCACGGAGTCACTCAATCGTGATCTGGCAAAGCAGAAACAGAAAGCGTTCGTCAATCTTGCCTCGAATGAATACTTTAAAGGGATCAGACCCCGATTACTGGACGGTCCGGTGATCACGCCAGTCTTTAAGGAAATCAAAGACGGCAAATCACGCACGATTGCCTTGTTCGCCAAGCAGGCCCGTGGACGCATGGCGGCCTGGATGATTCAGAATCGCGTTGATAAACCAGAACAACTGACCAACTTCAATCTGGATGATTATGAATATCAGGCCGATGAATCGACGGCCGAAAAATTAACATTTTCCCGACCTCAACCACCGCCGGTCGGAAAAAAATAA
- a CDS encoding transporter, with product MIRHRNHHLLCLLILCSIISRPDSLVADSEPVLFEQSLLGKTREEAGDGECQICIRKGLFYSPECGTLFQWSEGTGCSGGPQLDQPLQTDRPNFTSTSVTVGKGVTQLEFGYTFADDSPAGQQVSYQSFGEFLYRRGILAEWLEFRLGFSPLQQTTVAGPFQNTTAGSEDLSVAFQFALTPQSGLLPESALIVQMSVPTGSTAFTSNQIEPGVDWIYAWDVNDFISFSGSTQGNRSFDDNHRSYLELAQSWNVNYTLTKQMSAFTEWFALIPCGSNTEQTEHYMDGGFTYLINNNLQLDISAGVGLNEAAIDYFVGAGCSIRFP from the coding sequence ATGATAAGACATCGGAATCACCACTTGCTCTGCCTGTTGATATTATGCTCGATTATAAGCCGCCCCGATTCATTGGTTGCAGACAGTGAACCGGTTTTGTTTGAGCAGAGTCTGTTGGGGAAAACACGGGAAGAGGCCGGAGACGGGGAGTGTCAAATCTGCATTCGCAAAGGGCTCTTCTATTCTCCTGAATGCGGGACCCTGTTTCAGTGGAGTGAGGGAACTGGCTGTTCGGGGGGACCTCAACTCGATCAGCCTCTGCAGACGGATCGTCCGAATTTTACCTCGACTTCGGTCACCGTGGGCAAAGGTGTCACACAGCTTGAATTCGGATATACCTTTGCCGATGACAGCCCGGCAGGGCAACAGGTCAGTTATCAGTCGTTTGGCGAATTCCTGTATCGGCGCGGCATATTGGCGGAGTGGCTGGAATTTCGTCTGGGTTTTTCTCCGTTGCAGCAAACGACGGTGGCGGGACCGTTTCAGAATACTACGGCAGGCAGCGAAGATTTGTCTGTCGCATTCCAGTTTGCATTGACACCCCAGTCGGGGCTCTTGCCGGAATCGGCGTTGATTGTGCAGATGAGTGTGCCGACCGGCAGTACCGCATTTACTTCGAATCAAATCGAGCCGGGAGTCGACTGGATTTATGCTTGGGATGTGAATGATTTTATTTCATTTTCCGGCTCCACGCAGGGCAATCGTAGTTTTGATGACAATCACCGTTCCTATCTGGAACTGGCACAGTCATGGAACGTGAATTATACATTAACAAAGCAGATGAGTGCCTTTACCGAATGGTTCGCACTGATTCCCTGCGGTTCGAATACCGAACAGACCGAACATTATATGGACGGCGGTTTCACCTATCTGATTAACAATAATCTGCAGCTCGATATTAGTGCCGGCGTGGGTCTGAACGAAGCCGCCATTGATTATTTTGTCGGCGCAGGTTGCTCGATTCGCTTTCCCTGA
- a CDS encoding methyltransferase, which produces MTDQANYQQLEQMITGYWKSQSIYAAAKLEIADLLIPGPQTPEQLAAATQTDAESLYRLLRALASVGIFEENEAGEFSLTPLAEPLRSDHSHSKQALAIMNGEDQFRPWCEIIYSLQTGKPAYDSIWGKSIFEFLSEHPDKARIFDKAMIGIHGRGTDAISDAYDFSKIKVLADVGGGNGSNLISILQANPGLRGILYDLPDVVERARSLFEQAGVADRCDLIGGDFFESIPPGADAYLMRHIIHDWNDDKSLTILKNCHTALPENGKLLIIESVIDPGNDPFMGKFVDLVMLLVTGGKERKAEQFRTLYQRAGFELTGIFPTETELSIIEGVKR; this is translated from the coding sequence ATGACGGATCAGGCAAACTACCAGCAACTCGAACAGATGATTACCGGCTACTGGAAATCACAGAGTATTTATGCCGCCGCGAAACTGGAAATTGCCGACCTGTTAATCCCCGGTCCCCAGACGCCAGAACAACTCGCTGCCGCCACACAAACCGATGCCGAGTCTCTCTATCGTCTGTTACGGGCTCTGGCCAGTGTCGGTATCTTTGAAGAAAATGAAGCGGGAGAGTTTTCCCTAACGCCACTGGCAGAACCACTGCGCAGCGATCACTCCCATTCAAAACAGGCCTTAGCCATCATGAATGGCGAAGACCAGTTTCGTCCCTGGTGTGAAATCATTTACAGCCTCCAGACCGGTAAGCCTGCCTACGACAGTATCTGGGGAAAATCGATTTTTGAATTTCTTTCCGAGCATCCGGACAAGGCCCGCATCTTTGACAAAGCCATGATCGGCATTCATGGTCGAGGAACGGATGCGATCTCCGATGCGTATGATTTTTCCAAAATCAAAGTACTGGCGGATGTCGGCGGAGGCAATGGTTCGAACCTGATCAGCATTCTCCAGGCTAATCCTGGATTGCGGGGAATTCTGTATGATCTACCTGATGTTGTTGAACGGGCACGATCGCTGTTTGAACAGGCCGGAGTCGCAGATCGCTGTGACCTCATTGGCGGCGATTTTTTTGAATCGATTCCCCCGGGAGCAGACGCCTATCTCATGCGTCATATCATCCATGACTGGAACGACGATAAATCACTCACCATTCTTAAAAACTGTCATACCGCCCTGCCTGAGAACGGAAAACTGCTGATAATCGAAAGTGTCATTGATCCGGGCAACGACCCCTTCATGGGAAAATTCGTAGATCTGGTCATGTTGCTGGTCACCGGTGGCAAAGAACGAAAAGCGGAACAATTCCGAACTCTGTATCAGCGGGCTGGCTTTGAACTGACAGGCATTTTCCCCACTGAAACCGAACTCAGTATTATCGAAGGTGTCAAACGCTGA
- a CDS encoding endonuclease/exonuclease/phosphatase family protein: MQKRCLFTLSALCLLCLFSHRVESAENTDTLRILCYNIHYGQGTDGKYDVARLAKVIERTKPDLVALQEVDVGVKRSGRVHEAQRLSELTGMEVRFGPTQHYEGGLFGNAVLTRLPILDVMIQPLPYTESTPKLVTYPRGAIVVTVRGPGNKPLRFISTHFQHNLPEDRVAEAKAINKHFAVDDGIPTILAGDMNAKPDAEPITILLKQWTNAIDDNATPTAPSTKPRSRIDYIFYRPATRFEMLESKVIAEPLASDHRPVFAILKLIQQ, translated from the coding sequence ATGCAGAAACGTTGTCTATTTACACTGAGTGCCCTCTGTCTTCTCTGCCTGTTTTCTCATCGCGTAGAGAGTGCCGAAAACACGGACACGCTTCGCATCTTATGCTACAACATCCACTACGGTCAGGGCACTGACGGCAAATATGATGTCGCCCGCCTGGCCAAAGTGATTGAGCGTACGAAACCAGATCTGGTCGCTCTGCAAGAAGTTGACGTCGGTGTCAAACGCTCCGGCCGTGTTCACGAAGCACAGCGACTTTCTGAGTTGACCGGCATGGAAGTCCGCTTTGGCCCGACACAACACTATGAAGGGGGGCTGTTCGGCAATGCGGTTCTCACACGCTTGCCAATCCTGGATGTGATGATTCAACCGCTGCCTTATACCGAGAGTACACCCAAGCTGGTAACCTACCCACGCGGTGCGATTGTCGTCACCGTCCGTGGTCCTGGCAACAAGCCGCTGCGTTTTATCAGTACCCACTTTCAACACAACCTGCCTGAAGATCGTGTCGCGGAAGCCAAAGCCATCAACAAACATTTCGCCGTCGATGATGGCATTCCCACCATTCTCGCAGGCGACATGAACGCCAAGCCGGACGCCGAGCCGATTACAATCCTGCTCAAACAATGGACCAACGCCATCGATGACAACGCCACACCAACAGCGCCGTCTACCAAACCGAGATCCCGCATTGATTATATTTTCTACCGGCCCGCCACACGATTTGAAATGCTGGAATCGAAAGTCATCGCCGAACCACTGGCGTCCGATCATCGCCCCGTCTTTGCGATCCTGAAATTAATACAGCAGTAA
- a CDS encoding c-type cytochrome — protein sequence MNRITIACFLLCFGSVSRGTAEEYQATPVSSIRVQPGFQVELLRSAQKGESSWISMTFDDQGRLILGLDDVGLGRLSLNDEAKKIPFEKIDNTLKHCRGVLYAHHSLYVSETNGQGLHRLKDTNGDGQFDQRQLLKKLEYGSRFGHGSNQIVLGPDNNIYLVVGNDVAFPEGVSPNSPYRDPHNDHLLPNPHDAGQDDRVGYILKTDPDGKTWEILASGFRNQVDMAFNPEGEMFTYDADMEWDIGQPWYRPTRVNHIIPSGEYGWRWGTGKWPEYYADSLPSTLDTGLGSPTGMVFGTNGNFPERFKKALYIADWQNGRILLVDLIPNGASYNCQYEVFLEGGPLNVCDMQFGPDGALYFITGGRGSQSGLYRVTPTAHQNKKSTAPEIDEETKNLAEAARLLRRQLEQYQTSPVTDINLIWPHLNSPDRWLRFAARRAIENQDVSRWRARALSETNSTAAIAGLIALCHQGTAADKDAVLAALNRIDLNQVDQQQLLALLRAYELCFIRLGAPTTAQADLVKQRLQPLYPHATSSANHLLCDLLVYLKEETVIPQTVALLTDTDTSTQEEQIRAARTLTFARQGWNKDLRQKFLAWLAHARTFSGGKQLTERMRDIRVDFLDMLTEQQRQQFSKEIAALDKPLVEEETVPARPFVQEWKLDDLEPHLASVTTNRSYKRARQALLAANCLKCHRIGSTGAQIGPDLTNVGKRFDSRAILESIITPSRVMDEKYLYTVYILESGKVVTGRPVGVNKTTITVETDPIKQTTVPVPRDEIEESILSKTSPMPASLINVLTKEEILDLLAYLKAGGDPQADVFQK from the coding sequence TTGAACAGAATTACTATCGCCTGTTTTTTGCTTTGCTTCGGATCAGTCAGTCGGGGCACAGCCGAAGAATATCAGGCGACGCCCGTCAGTTCGATTCGCGTGCAGCCCGGCTTTCAGGTCGAACTGCTCCGTTCCGCTCAGAAAGGGGAAAGCTCGTGGATCAGCATGACGTTCGACGATCAGGGACGGCTCATTCTGGGACTCGACGATGTTGGTCTCGGAAGACTCTCACTTAACGACGAAGCGAAAAAGATCCCCTTCGAAAAAATCGACAACACGCTCAAACACTGTCGCGGCGTACTGTATGCCCATCACAGTTTATATGTCAGCGAGACCAACGGCCAAGGCCTGCATCGCTTAAAAGATACCAACGGTGATGGCCAATTCGATCAACGACAGTTATTGAAAAAACTGGAGTATGGCAGCCGCTTCGGTCACGGCAGTAATCAGATCGTCCTTGGCCCCGACAACAACATCTACCTCGTGGTCGGCAATGATGTCGCATTCCCGGAAGGTGTATCCCCCAATTCTCCCTACCGCGATCCACACAACGATCACCTGCTGCCGAATCCGCACGACGCTGGCCAGGATGATCGCGTCGGTTATATTCTGAAAACGGACCCTGATGGGAAGACCTGGGAAATACTGGCGAGCGGCTTTCGCAATCAGGTCGACATGGCCTTCAATCCGGAAGGGGAAATGTTTACCTACGACGCCGACATGGAATGGGACATCGGACAACCCTGGTATCGTCCGACACGCGTGAATCATATTATTCCAAGCGGCGAATACGGCTGGCGGTGGGGCACTGGGAAATGGCCCGAGTATTATGCTGACAGCCTCCCCAGCACGCTCGATACCGGCCTGGGTTCACCCACCGGCATGGTCTTTGGAACCAACGGCAACTTCCCCGAACGCTTTAAAAAGGCGCTCTACATCGCCGACTGGCAAAACGGGCGAATTCTGCTCGTTGATCTGATTCCCAACGGCGCCAGCTACAACTGCCAATACGAGGTCTTTCTGGAAGGGGGCCCGCTGAATGTGTGCGACATGCAGTTCGGCCCCGATGGCGCCCTCTATTTTATCACCGGGGGCCGGGGATCGCAGTCAGGCCTGTACCGTGTCACACCAACAGCACACCAAAACAAAAAATCGACAGCCCCTGAGATCGATGAGGAAACCAAAAACCTGGCTGAGGCCGCACGATTATTGCGTCGTCAGCTCGAACAGTATCAAACAAGTCCCGTCACGGACATCAACTTAATCTGGCCTCACTTGAATAGCCCCGATCGCTGGCTCCGTTTTGCAGCCCGCCGTGCGATTGAAAACCAGGATGTTTCTAGGTGGCGTGCACGCGCCCTCTCGGAAACAAACAGCACCGCCGCGATCGCCGGCTTGATTGCACTGTGTCACCAGGGAACCGCTGCAGACAAAGACGCAGTCCTCGCGGCTTTGAACCGCATTGATCTGAATCAAGTAGATCAACAACAGCTGCTCGCCCTACTGCGGGCATACGAGCTTTGTTTTATTCGACTCGGTGCTCCCACGACAGCACAGGCCGACCTCGTTAAACAACGACTACAGCCACTGTACCCCCACGCTACCAGCAGTGCCAATCACCTGCTCTGTGATCTGCTGGTTTATCTCAAAGAGGAAACAGTCATACCGCAAACTGTTGCTCTGTTGACCGACACCGACACATCCACACAAGAGGAACAAATTAGAGCCGCGCGCACTCTGACATTTGCCCGACAGGGTTGGAATAAGGACCTGCGGCAAAAATTCCTCGCCTGGCTGGCACACGCCCGCACATTCTCCGGTGGCAAACAGCTCACCGAACGCATGCGGGATATCCGTGTCGACTTCTTAGATATGCTGACCGAACAACAACGTCAGCAGTTCAGCAAGGAAATCGCGGCACTCGATAAGCCTCTTGTCGAAGAAGAAACCGTTCCCGCCCGCCCCTTCGTGCAGGAGTGGAAACTCGACGATCTCGAACCGCATCTGGCATCAGTCACCACAAACCGTTCCTATAAACGTGCGCGACAGGCGTTGCTCGCCGCCAATTGCCTGAAGTGCCATCGCATCGGTTCCACGGGAGCCCAGATCGGCCCGGACCTGACGAACGTGGGCAAACGCTTCGACAGCCGCGCCATACTGGAATCGATCATCACACCCTCCAGGGTCATGGACGAAAAATATCTTTATACTGTTTACATCCTTGAGAGTGGAAAGGTTGTCACAGGACGCCCTGTCGGAGTGAACAAGACTACCATCACCGTCGAAACCGATCCGATCAAGCAGACAACCGTGCCTGTCCCACGGGACGAGATTGAAGAATCGATTCTGTCTAAAACTTCGCCGATGCCTGCCAGCCTGATCAACGTTCTCACTAAAGAAGAAATCTTGGATCTGCTGGCCTATCTCAAAGCGGGCGGCGATCCCCAGGCGGATGTGTTTCAGAAATAG
- a CDS encoding methyltransferase: protein MTETAPHQQLDQMITGYWSSQAIYAAASLGIADLLAEGPQTAEQLATATETNAGALYRLLRALASVDIFIENEQKEFALTPLAEYLRSDVPGSKRALAMMTGDEHFQAWGEILYSIRTGKTSFDKVFEKPFFEYLPEHPDKAQIFDKAMTGIHGRETDVILQSYDFSEMKTLLDIGGGNGSNITSILHKYPEMKGTLFDLPHVVERAQPHIEQSGLGDRCGLIGGSFFESVPQGADVYFMRHIIHDWDDEKSLTILRNCRAAMPENSKLLIVESVIPAGNDPFAGKFLDLVMLLIPGGKERTAEEYQSLLEQAGFKLTRIIPTESELSIIEGVKQ from the coding sequence ATGACGGAAACCGCACCGCATCAGCAACTCGACCAGATGATTACCGGCTACTGGTCATCGCAGGCCATTTACGCCGCCGCCAGTCTGGGAATTGCCGACCTGCTGGCTGAAGGACCACAAACGGCAGAGCAGCTGGCGACTGCAACGGAAACTAACGCTGGCGCACTATATCGTCTGTTACGGGCGCTGGCGAGTGTGGACATCTTTATCGAAAATGAACAAAAAGAATTTGCACTCACTCCTCTTGCCGAATACTTGCGGAGTGACGTTCCGGGTTCCAAACGGGCGCTGGCGATGATGACGGGCGACGAACATTTTCAGGCATGGGGCGAGATACTCTATAGCATTCGAACCGGCAAAACGTCATTCGATAAAGTGTTCGAGAAGCCGTTCTTCGAATACCTGCCGGAGCATCCTGACAAGGCCCAGATTTTTGATAAAGCGATGACCGGCATTCACGGCAGAGAAACCGACGTCATTCTGCAATCGTATGATTTTTCAGAAATGAAAACGCTGCTGGACATCGGCGGTGGAAACGGCTCGAATATCACCAGCATTCTTCACAAGTATCCTGAAATGAAAGGTACTCTGTTTGACCTGCCGCATGTCGTTGAACGAGCTCAACCGCATATCGAACAGTCAGGCCTGGGTGACCGCTGTGGCTTGATCGGAGGTAGTTTTTTTGAATCTGTTCCCCAGGGAGCGGACGTGTATTTCATGCGTCACATTATTCATGACTGGGACGATGAAAAATCACTCACCATTCTCCGAAACTGCCGCGCCGCGATGCCCGAAAACAGCAAGCTACTGATCGTCGAGAGCGTAATTCCCGCAGGGAACGACCCGTTCGCCGGCAAATTTCTCGACCTGGTCATGCTGTTGATTCCCGGCGGCAAGGAACGCACCGCCGAAGAGTACCAGTCTCTCTTAGAACAGGCGGGCTTCAAATTGACACGCATTATTCCCACAGAGTCTGAACTCAGTATCATTGAAGGCGTCAAGCAATAG
- a CDS encoding glycoside hydrolase family 10 protein — protein MTRNLKWILLSYTCLFLAQDAPLQSAEPNPRPHIKIRGIYGGTPTQLLEQNKRLPELGVNAIFMGSGSLTDKRIAELKQQGAKVFAEFNTMHVANYLKDHPDASPIGVDGKICPAPQGWQGICPTHPGYRKYRMDEFRKVLKEYEIDGIWLDYHHSHASWERAVPDMPDTCFCDRCLKQFQRDTKIELPDAPTTELSSLLLGKEKAAWVQWRCDVFTDWVREFRSIIDETRPKALLGTFHCPWTDTEFNGALKNKLAIDLKAQAKYVDVFSIMPYHARFNHPKDPAWISRQTTWLGNYLDIKGEPGERLKIWPIVQLSDWGEAVSVEQVKPVLDHGTRLPATGVMVFRWGSLHPQTDKVDAMIEYYLAIKP, from the coding sequence ATGACCAGAAATTTAAAGTGGATACTACTTTCCTATACCTGCCTGTTCCTGGCTCAAGATGCCCCTTTGCAGTCGGCTGAGCCAAACCCTCGACCCCACATCAAAATTCGCGGCATCTATGGCGGCACGCCGACACAACTGCTGGAGCAGAATAAAAGACTACCGGAACTGGGTGTGAATGCCATCTTCATGGGATCAGGGAGCTTGACTGACAAACGCATCGCCGAGTTGAAACAGCAGGGTGCAAAAGTCTTTGCGGAATTTAATACGATGCACGTTGCCAATTATCTCAAAGACCATCCGGATGCATCTCCCATCGGAGTCGACGGAAAGATCTGTCCCGCGCCGCAGGGATGGCAAGGAATCTGCCCGACGCACCCCGGTTATCGCAAATATCGGATGGACGAATTTCGCAAAGTGCTCAAGGAATATGAAATCGACGGCATCTGGCTCGATTATCATCACAGCCACGCCAGTTGGGAACGCGCAGTTCCCGACATGCCGGATACCTGTTTTTGCGATCGCTGTCTGAAACAGTTTCAGCGGGATACGAAAATTGAATTACCTGATGCCCCCACTACCGAACTCTCTTCGCTTCTATTGGGAAAAGAGAAAGCGGCCTGGGTGCAGTGGCGTTGTGATGTGTTTACCGACTGGGTCCGCGAGTTTCGTTCGATCATCGATGAAACACGCCCCAAGGCGCTGTTGGGAACATTTCATTGTCCCTGGACCGATACCGAGTTCAACGGCGCCCTCAAAAACAAACTCGCCATCGACTTGAAAGCGCAAGCAAAGTATGTCGATGTCTTCAGCATTATGCCCTATCACGCGCGATTTAATCATCCCAAGGACCCGGCCTGGATTTCTCGTCAGACCACCTGGCTGGGCAACTATCTGGACATTAAAGGCGAACCGGGAGAACGGCTCAAAATCTGGCCAATCGTCCAACTCTCAGACTGGGGCGAAGCAGTCTCTGTCGAACAGGTGAAACCAGTGCTCGATCATGGCACGCGTCTACCCGCGACCGGGGTGATGGTCTTCCGCTGGGGCTCATTGCATCCCCAAACCGACAAAGTGGATGCGATGATCGAATACTATCTCGCGATCAAACCGTAG